The Afifella aestuarii genomic interval CATTTCGTCATCGCCGGCGACGAGGCGGTGCTGCCTCTGAGTGCGCTTGAAGGCAAATCGGTGCTGCTCGGCAAAGGCTCGTTCGGCGCGCGCGAGGGCGAGAAATATCTCGAGCTCTTCGATCTCAAGGACAAGGTGACGATCGCCAATGCCGAGCTCGGCAATGCCGCCGATGCCCTGAAGAACGGGCAGATCGATGCCTTCGTGACCTCCGGCTCGTTTCCGGCGCCGAACGTCGTGGAAACGGCCGCGAGCGCCGATATCGGCCTCGTCTCCATGACGGATGAGGAAGTCGAGAAGACCGGCCGCACCCGCGCCGTCATTCCCGCCGGCACCTATGCCGGCGTCGATGAGGACGTGGTGACGACCTCGCTTCCGGTCATCGCCTATACGACGACGGCGATGGACGCCGACACGGCCTATCTGGTGACGAAGACGTTCTGGGAAGAGAAGGCGCGCCTGTCCGAGACGGCGCCGTGGTGGAAGGCGGTGTCGCCCGAGCTTCTGTCGGAGGTCGAGGGCAAGCTCCACGAGGGCGCTCTGCGCTATTACGAGGAAGCGGGCATCGACGTGCCGGAGCAGCTGAAATAGCGGCCCGGCTGAAACTCTCCCATTTTTCCGGCGATTGACCGAAAGGCGAGCCCGTGGACGATCCGCCGGCGAAGCATTGGCCATGGGTGGCGCTCGGGCTCGTCTCGATCGCCTTCCATATCGGCCTGATCTTTTACGGACTTGCGCCGGCGCTGGCGGCGCGTCCGATCCATATGGCGCTTCTCCTGCCGTGGATGCTGATCTTGCCCGCGAAGACGCCCTGGCAGCGTTGGAGCGGCTGGGCGCTCAGCCTTCTCGGCATAACCGGCTGTCTCTATATCGCCTTGAACGCCTCCGACATCGCCGACCAGTATGGCTTCATCGACGGGCCCTTTCAGATGGGGCTCGCCGTGCTCCTCATCGCCGTGGCGCTCGAAACAGCGCGCCGCGCCATCGGCTGGCCGCTGCCGCTCGTGGCTCTCGCGACCCTCGCTTATGGGCTCTTCGGGCAATATGTGCCGGGCGAATTCGGCCATCCCGGCCTGCCGCTCGAGAGTTTTCTGGGGACCATGACCCTTGCCGAAGGCGGCCTGTGGGGGCAGCTCACCGGCGTCTCCGTCAATGTCGTCGCGATCTTCGTCATTCTGGGCGCGGTGTTGAATGCGGGCGAGGCCGGCAAG includes:
- a CDS encoding TAXI family TRAP transporter solute-binding subunit, producing the protein MRNRAGWRVWAAGGALIAAAVIAGGAQAETRITYKSAKAGTSYYQMGVELSEAIKQGTDGDVILTVEESQGSVQNVMEAAVRPGSFIFTTPPALVGLAQAGKGAFEKRPSEKFKDVRALFPIPSLTMHFVIAGDEAVLPLSALEGKSVLLGKGSFGAREGEKYLELFDLKDKVTIANAELGNAADALKNGQIDAFVTSGSFPAPNVVETAASADIGLVSMTDEEVEKTGRTRAVIPAGTYAGVDEDVVTTSLPVIAYTTTAMDADTAYLVTKTFWEEKARLSETAPWWKAVSPELLSEVEGKLHEGALRYYEEAGIDVPEQLK